One region of Eupeodes corollae chromosome 1, idEupCoro1.1, whole genome shotgun sequence genomic DNA includes:
- the LOC129943243 gene encoding transmembrane protein 164-like, translating into MDWTWAVRGVTQEIPRNAGLECLNYMTNRRRTIESIFVTILCLIVMRWAYRRMDCIELPSKPHQPHSIMRLFLLILMSFIFGVEFGFKLARESVIFVLNPCHVQTIVQVYLLAAKPSKLTITLFRIQMNFLNGPFLASLFPEIENRTYAFQKCTFWIQHALLYFIPVYILRSGAYKSEKLLDFNWAAISMAINLLYHFNFLAPMSVLTGVNLNHMLCAAIADPFQGENYRVFAVIHQSILCPLLNKLTFLMFAKSDEKLAYLKK; encoded by the exons ATGGATTGGACATGGGCTGTTCGTGGAGTGACCCAGGAGATACCACGAAATGCCGGTCTAGAATGCCTTAATTACATGACAAATCGTCGTCGTACCATTGAGTCGATATTCGTTACGATATTATGCCTAATTGTTATGCGATGGGCCTACAGACGTATGGATTGCATCGAATTACCCTCGAAACCACATCAACCACATTCAATCATGAGACTCTTCCTGTTAATCCTTATGAGTTTTATATTTGGAGTCGAATTTGGATTTAAATTGGCCCGAGAATCTGTGATATTCGTTTTGAATCCTTGCCATGTGCAAACGATAGTCCAA GTATACCTTTTGGCAGCGAAGCCGAGTAAACTAACAATAACCTTGTTTAGGATTCAAATGAATTTCTTAAATGGGCCATTTCTGGCTTCTTTGTTTCCTGAAATCGAGAATAGAACTTATGCGTTTCAGAAGTGTACTTTCTGGATACAGCATGCATTGTTGTACTTTATACcggtttatattttaagaagtg GTGCTTACAAGTCGGAGAAATTGCTGGATTTCAATTGGGCAGCAATAAGTATGGCGATAAATTTATTatatcatttcaattttttggctCCAATGTCAGTG CTAACTGGAGTCAATTTGAATCATATGCTGTGTGCAGCAATTGCTGATCCCTTCCAAGGTGAAAACTATCGAGTATTTGCTGTGATACATCAGTCAATTCTATGTCCTCTCTTAAATAAACTCACCTTCCTAATGTTTGCAAAATCAGACGAAAAACTTGCATATctcaaaaaataa